One segment of Deltaproteobacteria bacterium DNA contains the following:
- a CDS encoding MBL fold metallo-hydrolase codes for MAHPSQIGPGIFMVAGPDLTDPRDALAYLIQDGKELALIDAGAGPSYSAIIDQIRLAGQAPDHLRMIIVTHAHIDHIGALADFVRDYSVSIVAHAEDCQALEAADPVLTVAKSYGLDLKPVEVTVKLEGRINRLALGQTELTCLHTPGHTPGSMVVHLNRDGKRYLFGQDIHGPFDPSFGSDLKAWRASMKTLLDLKADVLCEGHFGVFYGTDKVAEFIHEFLDQYPA; via the coding sequence ATGGCCCACCCATCCCAAATCGGCCCTGGAATATTTATGGTGGCCGGACCTGATCTGACCGATCCGCGGGACGCCCTGGCTTACTTGATTCAGGATGGGAAAGAACTGGCCTTGATTGACGCCGGGGCCGGTCCGAGCTACTCCGCGATCATAGATCAAATCCGGCTAGCCGGTCAAGCCCCTGATCACCTGCGCATGATCATTGTCACACACGCTCATATTGATCACATTGGAGCCCTGGCCGATTTTGTTAGGGATTATAGTGTGTCCATTGTGGCCCACGCTGAAGACTGCCAGGCCCTGGAAGCGGCCGATCCGGTCTTAACGGTCGCGAAAAGTTATGGGCTGGACCTGAAGCCGGTGGAAGTGACCGTGAAACTCGAAGGCCGGATAAATCGTCTGGCCCTGGGGCAGACCGAGTTAACCTGCCTGCACACGCCCGGGCACACCCCCGGGTCCATGGTGGTTCACCTTAATCGGGACGGCAAACGCTACCTCTTCGGCCAGGACATCCACGGCCCGTTTGATCCCTCGTTTGGTTCAGACCTCAAGGCCTGGCGCGCCTCCATGAAGACTTTACTCGACCTAAAGGCTGACGTCCTTTGCGAAGGGCACTTTGGTGTTTTTTACGGAACAGATAAAGTAGCTGAATTCATTCATGAATTTTTAGACCAGTATCCGGCTTGA
- a CDS encoding DHH family phosphoesterase translates to MVNKIHILPKSSTMIERLHLLYDSIQNDDRLLILIHADPDAISSACALKRLLWRRVASVTIAHTNTIKRADNLAMIELLKIPLVHLRQVNSNTFTRRAMVDSQPPHHKNWADLKFDLIVDHHPLCEIDASFVDVRPDYGATATIMTEYLRAAKIVPSRNLSTALFYGIKTDTHNFASQGQLEDMRAFRFLFPHTNINLINKIENSELTRAVLKYFREALNRFTIWKGMASVYLGQVDNADTLVLMADFFVRVYEINQSLVAGIVKDHLIIIFRTAGIRKDAGTLLTRAFGRFGSAGGHRTMARAEIPLTNLDSKLFEKEGALERFIRKQIKNHWRPAKSESE, encoded by the coding sequence ATGGTTAATAAAATTCATATCTTGCCTAAGTCGAGTACCATGATCGAGCGCCTTCATTTACTGTATGACTCGATCCAGAATGATGATCGGCTGCTTATCCTCATCCATGCCGACCCGGACGCCATCTCCAGTGCCTGCGCCCTGAAAAGGCTGCTGTGGAGGCGTGTGGCCTCGGTCACTATCGCCCATACCAACACCATCAAACGCGCCGACAACCTGGCTATGATCGAGCTGCTCAAGATTCCTCTTGTTCACCTGCGCCAGGTAAATTCGAATACCTTCACGCGTCGGGCCATGGTAGACTCCCAACCCCCTCACCATAAGAACTGGGCCGATTTGAAGTTTGACCTTATCGTTGATCACCACCCTCTGTGCGAGATAGATGCTTCGTTCGTTGATGTCCGGCCTGACTACGGAGCGACGGCAACCATCATGACCGAGTACCTGCGGGCAGCCAAAATCGTCCCAAGCCGAAATCTGTCCACCGCCCTGTTTTACGGCATCAAGACCGATACGCACAACTTCGCCAGTCAGGGCCAATTAGAGGACATGCGGGCCTTTCGTTTTCTTTTCCCCCATACCAACATCAACCTGATCAATAAGATTGAGAATTCGGAACTGACCCGGGCTGTGCTGAAGTACTTCCGTGAGGCATTGAACCGGTTTACAATATGGAAAGGGATGGCTTCAGTCTATCTGGGCCAGGTGGATAATGCAGATACACTGGTCTTGATGGCCGACTTTTTCGTGAGGGTCTATGAGATCAATCAGAGCCTTGTGGCCGGAATTGTCAAGGATCACCTGATTATTATCTTTCGCACGGCCGGTATCCGCAAGGACGCTGGCACACTTCTGACCAGGGCCTTTGGCCGCTTTGGCTCCGCTGGCGGGCACCGCACCATGGCCCGGGCGGAAATCCCGCTGACAAACCTTGACTCCAAGCTATTTGAGAAAGAGGGGGCTCTGGAACGCTTCATCCGCAAGCAGATCAAGAACCACTGGCGACCTGCCAAGTCCGAATCAGAATAG
- a CDS encoding diadenylate cyclase — MSVLGIIPTLTFRDLFDILLLSLVAYQLFVWFRGTKALRVLIGLVVLGLIYSLARFWGLFMTTWVFQVLWQVLVILLLILFQSEIRQVLEKVSPLRYLRSRRYLSEASSIQDLVQVAFELAREETGAIMVLVRDDNPTEFIHSGQPVMGLPGPALLKSIFNPHSPAHDGAIIIADGRLTEMGAILPLSERDNLPEQLGTRHRAAMGLSERTDAVCLVVSEERGEVSTVVSGEFVTWSEPEPLKARLNDWLGLTPTPRPMVKGFLRVAFVENWGVKLGAFALVALAWLALAGQQDFHVTVNAPVRYVNMTSNLVLDKESVQEVNVELSGPRHQAATLKEGEVQVQVNLGMLPAGEHSIYLSVRDVDRPLGLSIQRVWPQNIRVVLKPEARALPLAKEEDRQS; from the coding sequence GTGTCCGTCCTGGGTATCATCCCGACATTAACCTTCCGGGACTTATTTGATATTCTTCTCCTGAGCCTGGTGGCTTACCAGCTCTTTGTCTGGTTCCGGGGGACAAAGGCCCTGCGAGTACTCATCGGCCTGGTGGTCCTGGGCCTGATTTATTCGCTGGCCAGATTTTGGGGCCTTTTCATGACTACCTGGGTTTTCCAGGTCCTTTGGCAGGTTTTAGTCATCCTGCTCTTAATTCTCTTTCAATCTGAAATCAGGCAGGTTCTGGAAAAGGTCAGCCCTTTACGTTACTTGAGATCGAGGCGCTATTTATCCGAGGCGAGTTCCATCCAGGACCTGGTTCAGGTAGCCTTCGAACTGGCCCGTGAAGAAACCGGGGCGATCATGGTGCTGGTCCGGGACGATAACCCCACGGAATTTATTCATTCGGGTCAGCCGGTCATGGGACTGCCAGGCCCAGCCCTGTTAAAAAGCATCTTCAATCCTCACTCGCCAGCTCACGACGGAGCGATCATTATTGCTGACGGCCGCCTGACAGAGATGGGTGCTATTCTTCCGTTGAGTGAGAGGGATAACCTGCCCGAGCAGCTTGGTACGCGGCATCGGGCCGCAATGGGGCTGTCTGAACGAACGGATGCCGTCTGTCTCGTGGTTTCAGAGGAGCGGGGTGAGGTCTCCACGGTGGTATCAGGAGAGTTTGTGACCTGGAGCGAACCCGAACCCTTGAAGGCGCGCCTCAATGACTGGCTCGGTTTAACCCCAACGCCCCGGCCCATGGTGAAAGGATTCCTCAGAGTTGCCTTTGTCGAGAATTGGGGAGTCAAGCTCGGCGCCTTTGCCTTGGTGGCCTTGGCCTGGCTGGCCCTGGCCGGTCAACAGGATTTCCACGTCACAGTGAACGCTCCGGTGAGGTATGTCAATATGACTTCCAATCTGGTCCTGGACAAGGAATCGGTTCAAGAGGTCAACGTGGAGCTCTCAGGCCCGCGTCATCAGGCGGCAACCCTGAAGGAAGGAGAGGTTCAGGTCCAGGTCAACCTGGGTATGCTGCCTGCCGGGGAACACTCGATTTACCTTTCGGTCAGAGACGTGGATCGCCCGCTGGGGCTGAGTATTCAGCGCGTCTGGCCGCAAAATATCAGAGTGGTGTTGAAACCTGAGGCGCGGGCCTTACCTTTAGCCAAAGAGGAGGACCGGCAAAGTTAG